The sequence CTGGCCGCTCGTGGACACCGATACGCTCGTTCAGGAACGGGCCGGCTGGAGCATCAAGGAAATCGTGGCCGAGGAAGGGTGGCCGGATTTCCGCCGGCGCGAACGCGAGACGATCGCCGACGTAGCGGCGCACGATCGCCAGGTGATTAGCGCCGGGGGTGGCGCGGTCCTCGACGAGGCCAACGCCCGGGCCCTCCGCGCGGGGGGTCGCGTGGTGCTTCTGACGGCATCGCCCGAAACGATCTGGGATCGGATGCAAGCGGATCCGAAGACGGCGGCCGAGCGGCCGAACCTGACGGATTCCGGCGGCATCGCCGAAATCAGGAACCTCCTGGAGGAGCGGCGACCGAAGTATTTAGCCGCCTGCCATTACGAGATTCCGACCGACTGTTTCTCGCCCGAAGAAACGGCCGGCCGGATCCTCGCCTGGCTCAAGGTCAACGGGGATATCTGAGGCCGAACGAGCCGCGCAAAGGACCGGCGCGCCGGCTTCGCCGCCGACGCGCTTTTTTTCTCAGGCCGCGTCCGCAGACATGCCGTCCCGCCGCCTCGGTGGGGGCGTGCGTTCCCTATTTCTACTCCTAAGGCGGCGCGTAGTTCTGATCGTCCAGCCGGAAGATGAGGTTGGAAGTGGCGCGCAGTTCGGTCGTGGCCCAGAGCAGATCGTCCTTCCAGGGAGGGGTTTTCGTGTAGTCCAGGGTCCACTCGTATTCCTCGGCATGGCCGTCGTAGAAGACGATGTTGGTGCGGCTGCGTTTTCCATATTTGCCGCGATGACGGGCGGCGATTCGGCCGCGTTTCGAAGGTATCTGGGCGTTTATAGAAAGGCCGTCCATCGCCATCACGGTTCTCGTCCGCTGCTGAATCTCCGTCAGGTAGTGGAGGTATTGTTTCTTGTTCGGATCGTTGCCCGGTATGTAGAGCGACGGAAACTGGCGCCAGTAGGTGAGCCCAGTTTCCGCGCATCCATTCCAGTAGTAGGAGCAGGCCACCTTGTGCGTGGCCAT comes from Planctomycetota bacterium and encodes:
- a CDS encoding shikimate kinase, producing WPLVDTDTLVQERAGWSIKEIVAEEGWPDFRRRERETIADVAAHDRQVISAGGGAVLDEANARALRAGGRVVLLTASPETIWDRMQADPKTAAERPNLTDSGGIAEIRNLLEERRPKYLAACHYEIPTDCFSPEETAGRILAWLKVNGDI